In a single window of the Flavobacterium sp. W4I14 genome:
- a CDS encoding putative transposase (product_source=KO:K07491; cath_funfam=3.30.70.1290; cog=COG1943; ko=KO:K07491; pfam=PF01797; smart=SM01321; superfamily=143422) yields the protein MSYVRIWVHLVFSTKNRHPYLTKNIRYKVQKHIMENCREKSIFLQAINGYTEHMHCLISLGREQTIAKVAQLIKGESSFWINKNMLTDIPFMWQDDYFAVSVSESGLQAVTNYIKNQEIHHTKKSFESEVKEFEDKYGFILEKEDL from the coding sequence ATGTCGTATGTAAGAATTTGGGTTCACCTAGTGTTCTCAACCAAAAACCGACATCCCTATTTAACAAAAAACATCCGCTATAAAGTTCAAAAGCACATTATGGAAAATTGTAGAGAAAAATCTATTTTTCTACAGGCAATTAATGGATATACCGAACATATGCACTGTCTAATATCTCTAGGAAGAGAACAAACAATTGCAAAAGTGGCTCAGCTCATAAAAGGAGAATCATCATTTTGGATCAATAAAAATATGCTAACAGACATACCTTTTATGTGGCAAGATGACTACTTTGCAGTATCTGTTAGTGAATCTGGTTTGCAAGCAGTTACCAATTATATTAAAAATCAAGAAATTCATCACACCAAAAAATCTTTTGAATCTGAAGTCAAAGAATTTGAAGACAAGTATGGATTTATCTTAGAAAAAGAAGATCTTTAA